One genomic window of Streptococcus mitis includes the following:
- a CDS encoding ZmpA/ZmpB/ZmpC family metallo-endopeptidase — protein sequence MRKTKQQLEKITKYSIRKLTVGVGPVAIGAFLFGAATLSVDKVQANEVGGAHSVHYRYLAEQELTESEKALIHHEVPTEFQDEDILYVVYRKKATHSQQLPYTGSKEVALAGLGLATASLAVFLVSKKGRKEVLGVLLIGSLGASTFVPYGTFAFENKELLSYNQTISASTHEGLAEGIIHIDGYEYIGYFKEVELHPSRPASAEKPQLPVEKQSANEIGKTEVVQETPTVTPEPVVEKPLAQTPVAPAIEETPVSEKPQTRQEESLVEIPFETVTSPDANLAEGQTRIVTAGVNGQRRLVTKVSMVNGQEVREVIEDQVVQNPVSQVIAVGTKKEVQPAPTPVPQAEPSHQVAKGTQEEGKTGQALTQPELPEAPVETKGTQEEGKAGQALTQPELPEAPIEVKGTQEEGKAGQALVQEQLPEYKVTEGTLVETSSTDLDYKTETIEDPTKYTDEETVVRNGEKGSQVTKTTYKTVEGAKTDQVLSTSTEVTKEPVNQQVSRGTKPIEGTLVEESLEKIPFKEVVKEDDQLKKGLEVVAQEGKEGQKKITKTFNTIKGVKTEDAPKVTEEILEAPQDKILKRGTKSFEKPVLTITAVEPKDLKRTSDVKYSLENPSKAAIKSITLTLKKGDEIVKTLNVSPDDLTTTLTDLQYYKDYKLETKMVYDRGEGDEEEVLKEEPLRIDLKKVEIKNIKETSLMSVDADGNETDTSLLTAEPADVAPLYLRVTTHDNKITRLAVDKIEEVEKDGKTLYKVTAKAPDLIQRNADNTLSEEYVHYFEKQKTHEGDVYYSFDDLVKAIQKDPTGTFKLGSNINAANVKPAGKSYVTNAFKGTLTSTDGNKFTISNMNRPLFGDIVGGTVKDLLLENVNIDMPGTDRIAPLANVIKNNATVENIKVTGNVVGNNDVSGVINKIDGSGKLSNVAFIGKVHAAGNRGGYLTGIVGENWKGIVEKAYVDAEITGNKAKAAGIVYSSQNGGNNNTLGKEGTLRNSVAKGSIELKEAVMSGGLLGTNWALGAIEDNITMMKVKTGEMVFGHSDIDADDYFTYSRTKRNYSVEGVSEGKTTYTNSKKIPSITKEKADELIAKMGITADKFESTLPVEDKLNNIVSKANQYKNIDDYDASRELAYRNIEKLQPFYNKEWIVNQGNKLAEGSNLLTKEVLSVTAMKGNDFVTDLTDADHIMVHYADKTKEIFTISPKESKVKQVKEYSVAELGEVVYTPNMVVKDRTDLISAIESKLSPVELQSDPIYQHLGRTGGNKVNAIKDLYLEESFKYVKDNLNKFVTKLVQNEDHQLNTDEAAKRALIKKIDDNKAAVLLGLSYLNRYYGVKFDDFNIKELMLFKPDFYGKNVGVLDFLIKVGSKESNIKGDRTLEAYRETIGGVIGIGELNSFLDYNMRLFTSDTDLNDWFIKATKDNVYVVEPKTTTPEFADKKHRAYEGLNNDVHGKMILPLLNLKDAHMFLISTYNTMAYSSFEKYGKNTAEEREAFKAEINKVAKGQQNYLDFWSRLSLDKVRNQLLKSNNMVPTPVLDNQNYKGISTDKYGHTASGKDVAPIRELYGPTGRYHATDWRMGAVARIYGNPYKDDSVFFMVTDMISDFGISAFTHETTHVNDRMVYLGGSRHREGTDLEAFAQGMLQSPAETSPNGDFKALGLNMAYERPNDGNQWYNTNPNDLTSRAEIDHYMKGFNDTLMLLDYLEGEAVIDKGSKELNNAWFKKVDKKLRGANTKNQYDNVRDLNAEEKEYNLTSVNDLVEKNFMTKHGPGNGQYDPTGFGSAYVTVPITAGIYGGNTSEGAPGAMSFKHNTFRMWGYFGYEKGFLNYASNMLKNESKQAGHATLGDDFIIKKVSDGKFNTLEDWKKEYFKEVVDKAKAGFNPVTIDGTTYSSYDDLKNAFAAAVDKDKATLKNGSVKFDNTVSLKEKIFKKLLQQTNSFKTSIFK from the coding sequence ATGAGAAAAACAAAACAACAACTAGAAAAGATTACCAAATATTCGATTCGTAAGCTAACTGTTGGGGTAGGTCCTGTAGCCATTGGGGCCTTCCTTTTTGGTGCTGCTACCCTTTCAGTAGATAAGGTTCAAGCCAATGAAGTTGGTGGTGCTCATAGCGTTCATTACCGATATTTGGCGGAGCAGGAATTGACCGAGTCTGAAAAAGCCTTGATTCATCATGAGGTTCCTACAGAATTTCAAGATGAGGATATCCTCTATGTAGTTTATCGCAAGAAGGCAACTCACAGTCAACAACTTCCTTACACGGGAAGTAAGGAAGTCGCTCTAGCTGGTCTTGGCTTGGCAACAGCCTCACTAGCAGTCTTTTTGGTGTCCAAAAAAGGTCGCAAAGAGGTCCTAGGTGTTCTCTTGATTGGTTCTTTAGGAGCTAGCACTTTTGTACCTTATGGAACATTTGCGTTTGAAAATAAAGAATTGCTTTCTTATAATCAAACTATTTCGGCCTCTACACATGAAGGTTTGGCTGAAGGGATTATCCACATTGATGGCTATGAATACATTGGATACTTCAAGGAAGTAGAACTCCATCCATCAAGACCAGCTTCAGCTGAGAAGCCTCAGTTGCCAGTAGAAAAGCAAAGTGCAAATGAAATCGGGAAGACAGAAGTAGTTCAAGAAACACCTACTGTCACACCCGAACCTGTTGTTGAAAAACCTTTGGCACAAACTCCGGTTGCTCCTGCTATTGAAGAAACACCAGTTTCTGAGAAGCCTCAAACTAGACAGGAAGAGAGCTTGGTAGAGATTCCGTTTGAAACAGTCACAAGCCCAGATGCGAATCTAGCAGAAGGACAGACTCGTATCGTCACAGCCGGAGTAAATGGTCAGCGCCGCCTTGTAACCAAAGTATCAATGGTTAATGGTCAAGAAGTTAGAGAAGTTATCGAAGACCAAGTGGTTCAAAATCCTGTGTCGCAAGTCATTGCAGTCGGAACTAAGAAAGAGGTGCAACCTGCTCCAACTCCAGTACCACAAGCTGAACCAAGTCACCAAGTAGCTAAAGGAACTCAAGAGGAAGGTAAAACTGGCCAAGCCTTAACACAACCAGAATTGCCAGAGGCTCCAGTTGAAACAAAAGGAACCCAAGAAGAAGGCAAAGCAGGCCAAGCTCTCACACAGCCAGAATTGCCAGAAGCTCCAATCGAAGTAAAAGGTACACAAGAGGAAGGCAAAGCAGGTCAAGCTCTTGTACAAGAACAGTTACCAGAGTACAAAGTAACTGAGGGAACCCTTGTTGAAACATCGTCTACAGACCTAGACTACAAAACTGAAACGATTGAGGATCCAACCAAGTATACGGACGAAGAAACTGTCGTAAGAAATGGAGAAAAAGGTAGTCAAGTTACTAAAACAACTTATAAAACAGTAGAAGGTGCTAAAACTGACCAAGTTCTTTCAACTAGTACAGAAGTAACCAAGGAACCTGTAAACCAACAGGTAAGTCGTGGGACAAAACCAATTGAAGGAACTCTTGTAGAAGAAAGTCTTGAAAAGATTCCATTTAAGGAAGTTGTTAAAGAAGATGACCAACTGAAAAAAGGCTTAGAAGTTGTAGCTCAAGAAGGAAAAGAAGGCCAGAAAAAAATCACCAAGACCTTTAATACCATTAAGGGAGTTAAAACAGAGGATGCCCCAAAAGTTACAGAGGAAATCCTTGAAGCACCTCAAGACAAAATTTTGAAACGTGGTACCAAGAGCTTTGAAAAACCAGTATTGACCATCACAGCAGTTGAGCCTAAGGATTTGAAACGGACTTCAGATGTTAAGTATAGTCTAGAAAATCCAAGTAAGGCAGCCATTAAATCTATTACCTTAACTCTGAAAAAAGGTGATGAGATTGTCAAAACCTTGAATGTTTCACCAGATGACTTGACAACTACCCTGACAGATTTACAGTACTACAAGGATTATAAACTTGAAACGAAGATGGTTTATGACCGTGGTGAGGGTGATGAGGAAGAAGTTCTGAAGGAAGAACCGCTAAGAATTGACCTCAAAAAAGTTGAAATCAAAAACATCAAAGAAACAAGCTTGATGAGTGTGGACGCTGATGGTAATGAAACAGATACTAGTTTATTGACAGCAGAACCAGCTGATGTTGCTCCACTTTATTTACGAGTGACCACTCATGACAATAAAATAACAAGACTGGCTGTTGATAAGATTGAAGAAGTAGAAAAAGACGGAAAAACTTTATACAAAGTTACTGCCAAAGCACCTGATTTGATTCAACGGAATGCTGATAACACACTTAGCGAAGAGTATGTTCATTACTTTGAAAAACAAAAAACACACGAAGGTGATGTATATTATAGCTTTGACGACCTTGTAAAAGCTATTCAAAAAGACCCGACTGGCACATTTAAGCTTGGTAGCAATATCAATGCTGCTAACGTTAAACCAGCAGGAAAATCTTATGTTACTAATGCTTTCAAAGGAACATTGACAAGCACTGACGGTAATAAATTTACCATTAGCAATATGAACAGACCTTTATTCGGTGATATTGTCGGTGGTACTGTTAAAGATTTACTACTTGAAAATGTAAATATCGACATGCCAGGGACTGATAGGATTGCACCGCTAGCGAATGTTATCAAAAATAATGCGACTGTAGAGAACATTAAAGTAACAGGTAACGTTGTTGGTAATAATGATGTATCTGGTGTTATCAATAAAATTGATGGTAGTGGAAAATTAAGTAACGTTGCATTTATCGGTAAAGTACACGCTGCTGGAAATCGAGGTGGTTACTTAACAGGTATCGTCGGTGAAAACTGGAAAGGTATTGTAGAAAAAGCTTATGTTGATGCTGAAATCACAGGTAACAAAGCTAAAGCTGCCGGAATTGTATATTCATCTCAAAACGGTGGCAACAACAATACTTTAGGTAAAGAAGGTACTCTTCGAAACTCTGTAGCAAAAGGCTCTATTGAACTCAAAGAAGCCGTTATGTCTGGTGGACTGCTAGGGACTAACTGGGCACTAGGGGCTATAGAAGACAACATCACTATGATGAAAGTTAAGACTGGTGAAATGGTCTTTGGTCACTCTGATATTGATGCTGATGATTACTTTACATACTCTAGAACGAAGCGCAACTACAGTGTTGAGGGTGTAAGTGAAGGTAAAACAACTTATACTAATTCTAAAAAAATTCCTAGCATAACTAAAGAAAAAGCTGATGAATTAATTGCTAAAATGGGAATCACTGCTGATAAATTCGAAAGCACACTTCCTGTTGAAGATAAACTGAACAATATTGTAAGTAAAGCTAATCAATACAAAAATATTGATGACTACGATGCTTCTCGTGAGCTTGCTTACCGTAACATCGAAAAACTTCAGCCATTCTATAACAAAGAATGGATTGTCAACCAAGGGAACAAGCTTGCAGAAGGTTCAAACTTGTTAACTAAAGAAGTATTGTCTGTAACTGCAATGAAAGGAAATGACTTTGTCACAGACCTTACAGATGCTGACCATATTATGGTTCACTACGCAGATAAGACAAAAGAAATCTTTACAATTTCACCGAAAGAATCTAAAGTGAAACAAGTGAAAGAATACAGCGTGGCTGAATTGGGTGAAGTCGTTTATACACCAAACATGGTTGTTAAAGATCGTACAGATTTAATCAGCGCTATCGAAAGCAAGTTAAGTCCAGTAGAATTACAATCTGATCCGATTTACCAACACTTGGGTAGAACTGGTGGCAACAAAGTCAATGCAATTAAGGATTTGTACTTAGAAGAAAGCTTCAAGTACGTTAAAGATAATCTTAATAAATTCGTTACGAAGTTAGTTCAAAATGAAGATCACCAGCTTAACACTGATGAAGCTGCGAAACGTGCCTTGATTAAGAAAATCGATGACAATAAGGCCGCAGTCCTTCTTGGTTTGTCTTACCTCAACCGATACTACGGAGTTAAATTCGATGACTTTAATATTAAAGAATTAATGCTATTCAAACCTGACTTCTACGGTAAGAATGTTGGTGTGTTAGACTTCTTGATTAAGGTTGGTTCTAAAGAAAGTAACATTAAAGGTGATAGAACTTTAGAAGCTTATCGCGAAACGATCGGTGGAGTTATCGGTATAGGCGAGTTAAACAGTTTCTTAGACTATAATATGCGTCTATTCACAAGTGATACAGACTTAAATGATTGGTTCATAAAAGCAACTAAAGATAATGTATATGTCGTTGAACCAAAAACAACAACTCCTGAATTTGCTGATAAGAAACACAGAGCATACGAAGGATTAAACAACGATGTTCACGGTAAGATGATTCTGCCACTTCTGAATTTAAAAGATGCACATATGTTCTTAATCTCAACATATAACACTATGGCTTACAGTTCATTTGAAAAATACGGTAAGAATACTGCGGAAGAACGCGAAGCATTCAAAGCTGAAATCAATAAAGTTGCTAAAGGTCAACAAAATTACCTAGACTTCTGGTCTCGCTTATCATTAGATAAAGTTCGTAATCAACTGCTTAAGAGCAACAACATGGTACCTACACCAGTACTAGATAACCAAAATTACAAGGGAATCAGCACAGATAAATACGGGCACACTGCTAGTGGTAAAGACGTAGCACCTATCCGTGAATTATACGGACCAACAGGTCGTTATCATGCTACTGACTGGCGTATGGGAGCTGTAGCTCGTATTTATGGTAATCCTTATAAGGATGATTCAGTCTTCTTTATGGTTACTGATATGATTAGTGACTTTGGTATCTCAGCCTTCACTCACGAAACGACTCACGTAAATGACCGTATGGTTTATTTAGGTGGTTCAAGACACCGTGAAGGTACTGACCTAGAAGCGTTCGCACAAGGTATGTTGCAATCGCCTGCTGAAACAAGTCCAAACGGTGACTTTAAAGCACTAGGACTGAACATGGCATACGAACGTCCAAACGATGGAAACCAATGGTATAACACAAATCCAAATGACCTTACTTCTCGCGCTGAAATCGATCATTACATGAAAGGTTTCAATGATACGCTTATGCTTCTTGATTACCTTGAAGGAGAAGCTGTAATTGATAAAGGCAGTAAAGAACTAAACAACGCTTGGTTCAAGAAAGTAGATAAGAAACTTCGTGGAGCTAATACGAAGAACCAATACGACAACGTTAGAGATTTAAATGCAGAAGAAAAAGAATATAATTTAACATCTGTTAACGACTTAGTAGAGAAAAACTTCATGACTAAGCACGGTCCTGGCAATGGTCAGTATGACCCAACTGGATTTGGCTCTGCCTATGTAACTGTACCAATTACCGCTGGTATCTACGGAGGTAACACAAGTGAAGGAGCTCCAGGAGCAATGTCATTCAAACATAACACCTTCCGTATGTGGGGTTACTTTGGATATGAAAAAGGCTTCCTAAATTATGCTTCTAACATGCTGAAAAATGAGTCTAAACAAGCAGGTCATGCTACTCTAGGAGATGACTTCATCATTAAGAAAGTTTCTGATGGTAAATTTAATACTCTAGAAGATTGGAAGAAAGAATACTTCAAAGAAGTTGTTGATAAAGCGAAAGCAGGATTTAACCCAGTTACAATTGACGGCACTACATATAGTAGTTACGATGACTTGAAGAATGCATTTGCTGCAGCTGTTGATAAAGATAAAGCTACTCTTAAAAATGGCTCAGTTAAATTTGATAATACCGTATCACTTAAAGAGAAAATCTTCAAGAAACTTCTTCAACAAACAAATAGCTTTAAAACTTCAATCTTTAAATAA
- the pabB gene encoding aminodeoxychorismate synthase component I: protein MHRKTVIDFGALGERYTFTQPIKELKTRNVAEVADLLAQVESYQEQGYYVVGYVSYEAAPAFEEKLAVHKAPLLGEYLLYFTVHDSVETSPIPLTYDEVDLPTNWQEVTSATDYEKAIAQIHHHLRQGDTYQVNYTVQLKQDLSANPFAIYNRMVIEQEAGYNAYVEHDEMAVISMSPELFFEQNGRELTTRPMKGTTQRGMTDQEDLEQASWLEQDPKNRSENMMIVDLLRNDMNRISEVGSEHVERLCQVEQYSTVWQMTSTIKSQLRPDVDLVEIFRSLFPCGSITGAPKIATMEIIENLEPQPRGVYCGTIGLLLPNGRRIFNVAIRTIQLHQGKAIYGVGGGITWDSTWESEYREVHQKAAVLYRKQARFQLITTGKISQKNLLFEDQHLERLRTASRYFAFPFDLENLKQKIEEEYQACDDNQDYRLRISLSKSGEIAVDCQALEPLSSSFCQAKLCLQEADLNQSFTYFKTTHRPHLSLGEQEKIYHNVRGELLETSIGNLVLKIDGKLYTPPIRLGILPGIYRQHLLETGEVEEKVLTLADLTQAEAIYGCNAVRGLYALSL, encoded by the coding sequence ATGCATAGAAAAACAGTGATTGATTTTGGGGCTTTGGGGGAGAGATACACCTTTACCCAGCCCATTAAAGAGTTGAAAACGAGAAATGTAGCAGAAGTGGCAGATTTGCTGGCACAAGTGGAAAGCTATCAAGAGCAAGGCTACTATGTGGTGGGCTATGTCAGCTACGAGGCTGCACCTGCTTTTGAGGAGAAATTAGCAGTTCATAAAGCTCCTTTACTGGGAGAGTACCTGCTATATTTTACAGTTCATGACAGCGTAGAAACATCCCCTATTCCTCTGACTTATGATGAGGTTGATTTGCCTACAAACTGGCAGGAAGTGACGTCTGCAACAGACTATGAAAAGGCTATTGCCCAGATTCACCATCATTTGCGACAGGGAGACACTTATCAGGTCAACTACACTGTCCAACTCAAGCAAGACTTAAGCGCTAATCCTTTTGCCATCTACAATCGTATGGTGATAGAGCAGGAGGCGGGTTACAATGCTTATGTTGAACATGACGAGATGGCAGTGATTTCCATGAGCCCAGAGCTCTTTTTTGAGCAAAATGGCCGCGAGTTGACAACGCGACCAATGAAGGGAACGACTCAGCGTGGCATGACCGACCAAGAAGACTTGGAGCAGGCCAGTTGGTTGGAACAGGATCCCAAAAATCGCTCTGAAAATATGATGATTGTGGACCTCTTGCGCAACGACATGAACCGTATTTCTGAAGTGGGCAGTGAGCATGTAGAGCGTCTGTGTCAAGTGGAGCAGTATTCGACTGTTTGGCAGATGACTTCAACCATCAAGAGTCAATTACGACCGGATGTTGATCTAGTAGAAATCTTCCGTTCGCTCTTTCCATGTGGCTCCATAACGGGAGCACCGAAAATTGCAACTATGGAAATCATTGAGAACTTGGAGCCACAACCGCGTGGAGTCTACTGTGGAACCATTGGTCTCTTGCTTCCAAATGGGCGCCGGATTTTCAATGTTGCTATCCGAACTATTCAACTGCATCAAGGGAAAGCCATCTATGGAGTTGGCGGAGGCATTACATGGGATAGCACTTGGGAGTCTGAATACCGCGAGGTTCATCAAAAGGCAGCAGTTCTCTATCGTAAACAAGCTCGCTTCCAATTAATTACAACTGGAAAAATCAGCCAGAAGAACTTGTTGTTTGAAGATCAGCATTTGGAAAGATTGAGAACAGCTAGTCGGTATTTTGCTTTTCCTTTTGATTTAGAAAACTTGAAACAAAAGATAGAGGAAGAGTATCAGGCTTGTGATGATAATCAAGATTACCGTTTGCGAATTAGCCTTAGCAAATCTGGAGAGATAGCAGTTGATTGTCAAGCATTGGAACCTCTCAGTTCGTCCTTTTGCCAAGCAAAACTTTGCCTGCAGGAAGCGGATTTGAATCAATCATTTACCTATTTTAAAACCACTCACCGACCTCATTTGAGCCTAGGGGAACAAGAGAAGATTTACCATAATGTAAGAGGAGAATTGCTTGAAACCTCTATCGGAAATTTGGTTCTGAAAATCGATGGGAAACTATACACACCGCCTATCCGACTTGGAATCTTGCCAGGAATTTACCGTCAGCATTTGCTGGAAACAGGAGAGGTAGAAGAGAAAGTCTTGACCTTGGCAGATTTAACCCAAGCAGAAGCTATTTACGGCTGTAATGCAGTGAGAGGCTTGTATGCGTTAAGCCTTTAG
- a CDS encoding ROK family glucokinase, with the protein MSQKIIGIDLGGTSIKFAILTTAGEIQEKWSIKTNILDEGSHIVDDMIESIQHRLDLLGLAAADFQGIGMGSPGVVDREKGTVIGAYNLNWKTLQPIKEKIEKALGIPFFIDNDANVAALGERWMGAGDNQPDVVFMTLGTGVGGGIVAEGKLLHGVAGAAGELGHITVDFDQPIACTCGKKGCLETVASATGIVNLTRRYADEYEGDAALKRLIDNGEEVTAKTVFDLAKEGDDLALIVYRNFSRYLGIACANIGSILNPSTIVIGGGVSAAGEFLLQGVQKVYDENSFPQVRTSTKLALATLGNDAGVIGAASLVLQ; encoded by the coding sequence ATGAGTCAAAAGATTATTGGGATTGACCTTGGTGGAACTTCTATCAAATTTGCAATCTTAACAACAGCAGGAGAAATCCAAGAAAAATGGTCTATCAAGACTAATATTTTGGATGAGGGAAGTCATATCGTAGATGATATGATTGAGTCTATTCAACATCGTTTGGACTTGCTTGGATTAGCAGCAGCAGACTTCCAAGGTATTGGAATGGGTTCACCAGGTGTGGTTGATCGTGAAAAAGGAACTGTTATTGGTGCCTACAACTTGAACTGGAAAACTCTTCAACCAATTAAAGAAAAAATTGAAAAAGCCTTGGGCATTCCATTCTTCATCGATAATGATGCCAACGTAGCGGCTCTTGGTGAACGTTGGATGGGGGCTGGTGATAACCAACCAGATGTTGTCTTTATGACACTTGGTACAGGTGTTGGTGGTGGTATCGTCGCAGAAGGAAAATTGCTTCACGGTGTTGCTGGTGCAGCAGGTGAGCTTGGCCACATCACTGTTGATTTTGACCAACCAATCGCATGTACTTGTGGTAAAAAAGGATGTCTTGAGACAGTGGCTTCTGCAACAGGAATTGTCAACTTGACTCGTCGCTATGCGGATGAATACGAAGGCGATGCAGCTTTGAAACGCTTGATTGATAATGGAGAAGAAGTAACCGCTAAGACAGTCTTTGACCTCGCAAAAGAAGGAGATGACCTTGCTTTGATCGTTTACCGTAACTTCTCACGTTACTTAGGAATCGCTTGTGCTAACATTGGCTCAATCCTAAACCCATCAACAATCGTCATCGGTGGCGGTGTGTCAGCTGCAGGAGAATTCCTTCTACAAGGTGTTCAAAAAGTCTATGATGAAAATAGTTTCCCACAAGTACGCACATCCACTAAATTGGCTCTTGCAACTCTAGGAAATGATGCTGGGGTTATCGGAGCAGCATCACTTGTTTTACAATAA
- a CDS encoding thymidylate synthase: MTKADTIFKENIERILKDGVFSEQARPKYKDGTVANSKYVTGAFAEYDLAKGEFPITTLRPIAIKSAIKEVLWIYQDQSNSLEVLNSKYNVHYWNDWEVGDTGTIGERYGAVVKKHDIINKLLKQLEANPWNRRNIISLWDYQAFEETDGLLPCAFQTMFDVRRVDGEIYLDATLTQRSNDMLVAHHINAMQYVALQMMIAKHFGWKVGKFFYFINNLHIYDNQFEQAQELLRREPSDCQPRLVLNVPDGTNFFDIKAEDFELVDYDPVKPQLKFDLAI, from the coding sequence ATGACAAAAGCAGATACGATTTTTAAAGAGAATATTGAACGAATCCTCAAAGACGGTGTCTTTTCTGAGCAGGCCCGTCCCAAGTACAAGGATGGGACAGTTGCCAACTCCAAATACGTAACGGGTGCCTTTGCAGAGTATGACTTGGCAAAAGGGGAATTTCCTATCACAACCTTGCGTCCCATTGCCATCAAATCCGCCATCAAGGAAGTGCTCTGGATTTACCAAGATCAGTCTAATAGCTTAGAAGTGCTGAATAGCAAGTACAATGTTCACTACTGGAATGACTGGGAAGTGGGAGATACGGGAACTATTGGTGAGCGTTACGGGGCGGTCGTTAAGAAACACGACATCATCAATAAGCTTCTCAAGCAGTTGGAAGCCAACCCTTGGAACCGCCGCAATATCATTTCTCTCTGGGATTACCAAGCTTTCGAAGAAACAGACGGGTTGCTTCCATGCGCCTTTCAGACCATGTTTGATGTCCGCCGTGTAGATGGAGAAATCTATCTGGATGCGACCTTGACTCAGCGTTCGAATGATATGTTGGTGGCCCACCACATCAATGCTATGCAGTATGTGGCTCTTCAAATGATGATTGCCAAGCATTTTGGATGGAAGGTTGGGAAGTTCTTTTACTTCATCAACAACCTCCATATCTATGACAATCAATTTGAACAAGCTCAGGAATTGCTTCGTCGTGAACCGTCTGACTGCCAACCACGCTTGGTTTTGAATGTTCCTGATGGGACTAATTTCTTTGATATCAAAGCAGAAGATTTTGAGTTGGTGGATTATGACCCTGTCAAGCCGCAGTTGAAGTTTGACCTAGCTATTTAA
- a CDS encoding DUF3042 family protein — translation MAKGFAKGLVTGVAGTVAAVAGAVYAFKKKVIEPEEQKAAFIEENRKKAARRRVSR, via the coding sequence ATGGCTAAAGGATTCGCTAAAGGTCTTGTAACAGGTGTCGCAGGAACTGTCGCTGCAGTCGCAGGTGCAGTATACGCATTTAAAAAGAAAGTGATTGAACCAGAAGAGCAAAAAGCAGCTTTCATCGAAGAAAACCGTAAAAAAGCAGCTCGTCGCCGCGTATCACGTTAA
- the miaA gene encoding tRNA (adenosine(37)-N6)-dimethylallyltransferase MiaA, giving the protein MKTKIIVIVGPTAVGKTALAIEVAKRFNGEVVSGDSQQVYRGLDIGTAKASPEEQAAVPHHLIDVREVTESYSAFDFVSEAKMAIGDIHSRGKLAIIAGGTGLYIQSLLEGYHLGGETPHEEILAYRASLEPYTDEELAHLVAQAGFEIPQFNRRRAMRALEIAHFGQDLENQESLYEPLIICLDDERSQLYERINHRVDLMFEAGLLDEAKWLFDHYPDVQAAKGIGYKELFPYFRGEQTLEEASESLKQATRRFAKRQLTWFRNRMQVTFYQIGESGVQDRILSQIEEFLDD; this is encoded by the coding sequence ATGAAAACAAAAATAATTGTGATTGTTGGACCGACTGCAGTTGGAAAGACGGCTCTAGCCATTGAAGTAGCCAAGCGTTTTAATGGCGAAGTGGTTAGTGGTGATAGTCAGCAAGTCTATCGAGGTCTGGATATTGGGACGGCCAAGGCTAGCCCAGAGGAGCAGGCAGCTGTTCCCCATCATTTGATTGATGTTAGAGAGGTAACCGAGTCTTACTCGGCTTTTGATTTTGTTTCAGAAGCTAAGATGGCTATTGGAGATATTCACAGCCGTGGCAAGCTTGCCATTATTGCTGGTGGGACTGGACTTTATATCCAGAGCTTGCTAGAAGGTTACCACCTGGGTGGGGAGACTCCCCATGAGGAGATTCTGGCCTATCGGGCTAGTTTGGAGCCTTATACAGATGAGGAATTAGCTCATCTTGTGGCGCAAGCAGGCTTTGAGATTCCCCAGTTTAATCGTCGTCGTGCTATGCGTGCATTGGAAATTGCCCATTTTGGTCAGGATTTGGAAAATCAAGAGAGTCTATATGAACCACTGATTATCTGCTTGGATGATGAGCGCAGTCAATTATATGAACGTATCAATCACCGAGTGGACCTGATGTTTGAAGCTGGACTTCTAGACGAAGCCAAGTGGTTGTTTGACCATTATCCAGATGTGCAGGCTGCTAAAGGAATTGGCTATAAGGAACTCTTTCCTTACTTCCGTGGAGAGCAGACCTTGGAGGAAGCCAGTGAGAGTCTCAAACAGGCGACTCGTCGTTTTGCCAAGCGTCAGCTAACTTGGTTCCGTAATCGCATGCAGGTCACCTTTTATCAGATTGGAGAGTCTGGTGTGCAAGACCGCATTTTAAGCCAGATAGAGGAGTTTTTAGATGATTGA